The following proteins are encoded in a genomic region of Pirellulales bacterium:
- a CDS encoding DUF1501 domain-containing protein: protein MRPKNLHHRSPSPADLLLDRRAFLGSTSTALSSIALASLLQQEGLLAAEAPPAYRPAMDPAAPHQARPAPEPARARNVLVIFCSGALSQLETFDWKPELVKRDGQAMPQPEAAVTFQGENGAIARPLYEFRPRGRVGKMVSDLLPRLGELVDDFCFIHSLTTKTNTHGPGENCMSTGFTLDGFPSIGSWVTYALGSENRELPAYVAIPDPRGVPQAAVNNWGPGFLPAVFQGTAFNAQRPIANLQPPAVISQAEALATRRLLARLNEEHRQKFPADGELAARIASYELAARMQLSVPEATDLSSEPEYILAEYGADDTQNKFKAGFARNCLLARRLIERGVRFVQLFNGAYAMGEGVGNWDGHRKLKEQYDIHGPILDQPAAALLNDLKRRGLLKDTLVVFCTEFGRMPMYQKGASGRDHNPLGFTCMMMGAGVRAPLSYGGTDELGYKAVENVVSIHDFHATILHILGIDHTRLRFYHNGIERRLTDVHGRVISEVLS from the coding sequence ATGCGACCAAAGAATCTTCACCACCGATCGCCGAGCCCTGCCGATCTGCTCTTGGATCGGCGCGCCTTTCTGGGAAGCACCAGCACTGCGCTGAGCTCGATTGCGCTTGCGTCACTTTTACAACAAGAAGGGTTGCTGGCCGCCGAGGCACCGCCGGCCTACCGCCCGGCGATGGATCCGGCTGCACCGCATCAGGCCCGGCCCGCCCCCGAGCCGGCCCGAGCACGCAATGTGCTGGTGATCTTTTGTTCCGGCGCGCTGTCGCAGTTGGAAACATTCGATTGGAAGCCGGAGCTGGTGAAGCGCGACGGGCAGGCCATGCCGCAGCCCGAGGCCGCGGTGACGTTTCAAGGCGAGAACGGCGCGATCGCGCGGCCGCTGTACGAGTTCCGCCCGCGCGGGCGGGTGGGCAAGATGGTCAGCGATCTGCTGCCCCGACTGGGCGAACTGGTCGACGATTTTTGTTTTATCCATTCGCTGACGACGAAAACGAACACGCATGGGCCGGGCGAGAACTGCATGTCGACCGGCTTTACGCTCGACGGGTTTCCGTCGATCGGCTCGTGGGTGACTTACGCGCTGGGGTCCGAGAACCGCGAATTGCCGGCTTATGTCGCGATCCCCGATCCGCGCGGCGTGCCGCAGGCGGCCGTGAATAACTGGGGGCCGGGCTTTCTGCCGGCGGTGTTCCAGGGCACGGCGTTCAACGCGCAGCGGCCGATCGCAAATTTGCAACCGCCGGCCGTGATCTCACAAGCCGAGGCCTTGGCAACGCGGCGTTTGCTGGCGCGATTGAACGAAGAGCATCGGCAGAAGTTTCCGGCCGATGGCGAATTGGCGGCGCGCATCGCCAGCTACGAACTTGCGGCGCGCATGCAATTGAGCGTGCCCGAGGCGACCGATCTGTCGAGCGAGCCTGAGTACATCCTGGCCGAGTACGGCGCGGATGACACGCAGAACAAATTCAAGGCGGGCTTTGCGCGCAACTGTCTGCTCGCCCGGCGATTGATCGAACGGGGCGTGCGCTTCGTGCAGTTGTTCAATGGCGCGTATGCGATGGGCGAGGGGGTCGGCAACTGGGACGGCCATCGCAAACTGAAAGAGCAATACGACATCCACGGACCAATTCTCGATCAACCGGCCGCGGCGCTACTTAACGACCTGAAGCGGCGCGGCTTGCTCAAGGATACGCTGGTGGTCTTTTGCACCGAGTTCGGCCGCATGCCCATGTATCAAAAGGGGGCTTCGGGGCGCGATCACAACCCGCTGGGCTTCACTTGCATGATGATGGGAGCGGGAGTGCGAGCGCCGCTTTCGTACGGCGGCACGGACGAACTGGGCTACAAAGCGGTCGAGAATGTTGTCTCGATCCACGATTTCCACGCCACGATCCTGCATATTCTGGGCATCGACCACACGCGGCTACGGTTTTATCACAACGGCATCGAACGACGATTGACCGACGTGCATGGACGCGTGATTTCGGAAGTTTTGAGTTGA
- a CDS encoding DUF1553 domain-containing protein has product MDEERPFVTQNWQCDANPAIVGHMLLARVIVCLSLSAALVVWLLPRNVAAAEYSDAVRGGVGLLAYYRFEEAGNPSADAAPTQTHSAELVGETAQGVDSAYEPLGKALRLGPGGYLRIPDLGRHDAVSVELWVNVTRLPTEEIAALFAADHWEPGYLHFNLKASGALEFALDGANTYPNSEAQLIRPGRWTHLVATYDARDGRERLFRDGRMILEATVEPRPQVVLATAALGAWYNGAASRPLVADIDEVAIYGRALSQGEVREHYLAARGEQGPPVDFAAAVRPLLAARCFACHGPEKQENELRLDVRDWALRGGESGEPSVSPFDADASHLIARVTSNDAEFVMPPEEPRLANDEVAMLRRWIDQGATWPDELAGHAEPPQVHSDHWSLQPVGDPQPPPSADPFATTGNPIDAFILAHLGTKGLHPSLVADPRTLIRRLYLDVLGLPPTAEDIDRFANDDAPDAWVRLVDGVLASPHYGERWASHWLDVIRYADTHGFEVNTPRDNAWPYRDYVIKSLNDDKSFDRFIIEQVAGDQLGVDAATGFLVAAPAVLPGQVGKDEPSMRQARADELHEVIVSVGSGVLGLTVGCARCHNHKFDPIAQRDYYQLQAVFAGLQYGDRPMRDPAAVRLSDAETAVLPKTIFGGKFTAPGPTYRLYRGDPGQRRERVSPDVPAVFGSLALASTAPDAERRMALARWLASADNPLTARVIANRVWQHHFGTGIVATPSDFGAMGFPPTHPELLDWLARRLIDGGWSLKKLHRLMLTSNTYRQASQAHEAGLAQDAGAQSLWRFPSRRLDMEPARDTILATSGALDLTMGGPGFSVFKANDNYVRVYDPKEEWGPGDWRRMIYVHRVRMAQDGVFGALDCPDAGQPAPRRSRSTTAIQALNLFNSTFMREQGERLATRVRESAGEDHSAQVRGVFRFALGRAPSDDELTASRQVADEFGLAAVCRAVLNSNEFLFLP; this is encoded by the coding sequence GTGGATGAAGAGCGGCCGTTCGTCACGCAAAACTGGCAATGCGACGCGAATCCGGCTATTGTCGGACACATGCTGCTCGCCCGCGTTATCGTCTGTTTGTCGCTGTCGGCCGCGCTCGTGGTCTGGCTTTTACCGCGCAACGTGGCTGCCGCTGAATATTCGGACGCGGTGCGCGGCGGTGTGGGATTGCTGGCCTATTATCGTTTCGAGGAAGCGGGCAACCCGTCGGCCGACGCGGCCCCGACTCAGACCCACTCTGCGGAACTGGTCGGCGAGACGGCGCAGGGCGTCGATTCGGCTTACGAGCCGCTCGGCAAAGCGCTCCGCCTGGGACCAGGGGGCTACCTGCGTATTCCCGATCTCGGCCGGCATGACGCGGTCAGCGTCGAACTGTGGGTAAACGTCACGCGGCTTCCTACGGAAGAAATCGCCGCCCTCTTCGCGGCCGATCATTGGGAGCCCGGCTATCTGCATTTCAATCTCAAGGCGTCGGGGGCGCTCGAGTTTGCGCTGGACGGCGCGAACACGTATCCGAATTCCGAAGCGCAACTGATTCGGCCAGGACGTTGGACGCACCTGGTCGCGACGTACGACGCGCGCGACGGCCGAGAGCGGCTGTTTCGCGATGGCCGCATGATTCTGGAAGCGACGGTCGAGCCGCGACCGCAAGTCGTGCTGGCCACGGCGGCGCTAGGCGCGTGGTACAACGGTGCAGCGTCTCGCCCCTTGGTGGCCGACATCGACGAAGTGGCCATCTACGGCCGCGCCCTGTCGCAGGGTGAAGTTCGCGAGCATTACCTGGCCGCCCGCGGCGAGCAGGGACCGCCGGTCGATTTCGCGGCTGCCGTGCGCCCGCTGCTGGCCGCGCGCTGTTTCGCCTGCCACGGACCCGAGAAGCAAGAGAACGAACTGCGCCTGGACGTGCGCGACTGGGCCCTTCGTGGTGGTGAGTCGGGCGAACCGTCCGTCTCGCCGTTCGACGCCGACGCGAGCCATCTGATTGCGCGCGTCACGAGCAACGATGCCGAATTCGTCATGCCGCCCGAGGAGCCGCGGCTCGCGAACGACGAGGTCGCGATGCTGCGCCGCTGGATCGATCAGGGAGCGACATGGCCTGACGAACTGGCCGGCCACGCCGAACCGCCGCAGGTACACAGCGATCATTGGTCGCTGCAGCCCGTCGGCGATCCGCAGCCGCCGCCGAGCGCTGACCCGTTCGCCACGACGGGCAACCCGATCGACGCCTTTATCCTCGCCCACCTCGGCACGAAGGGGCTGCATCCGTCGCTCGTGGCCGATCCGCGCACGCTGATTCGCCGTTTATATCTGGACGTGCTGGGGCTGCCACCGACGGCCGAGGACATCGATCGATTCGCTAACGACGATGCGCCTGACGCGTGGGTTCGGCTGGTCGACGGCGTGCTGGCGAGTCCGCATTACGGCGAACGCTGGGCCTCGCACTGGTTGGACGTGATTCGTTACGCCGATACGCACGGCTTCGAAGTGAACACGCCGCGCGATAATGCCTGGCCCTATCGCGATTACGTCATCAAAAGCCTGAACGACGACAAGTCGTTCGATCGCTTTATCATCGAGCAGGTGGCCGGAGATCAATTGGGCGTCGATGCGGCGACCGGCTTCCTGGTGGCGGCGCCGGCCGTGTTGCCGGGCCAGGTCGGCAAGGACGAGCCCTCGATGCGGCAGGCCCGCGCCGATGAATTACACGAAGTGATTGTTTCGGTCGGGTCGGGCGTCCTGGGACTGACCGTGGGGTGCGCTCGCTGTCACAATCACAAGTTCGATCCGATCGCACAGCGCGACTATTACCAGTTGCAAGCCGTGTTCGCGGGCCTGCAATACGGCGACCGCCCGATGCGCGATCCGGCCGCAGTGCGCCTAAGTGACGCGGAAACCGCGGTGCTGCCGAAAACGATCTTCGGCGGAAAATTCACGGCGCCCGGTCCGACGTATCGGCTCTATCGCGGTGATCCCGGCCAGCGGCGCGAGCGCGTGTCGCCGGATGTGCCGGCCGTGTTCGGTTCGCTCGCGCTCGCTTCGACCGCGCCGGACGCCGAGCGTCGTATGGCCCTGGCCCGCTGGCTGGCGAGCGCCGACAATCCGCTGACGGCGCGGGTGATTGCGAACCGAGTTTGGCAGCATCATTTCGGCACCGGCATCGTGGCGACGCCGTCGGACTTTGGCGCGATGGGCTTTCCACCGACGCATCCCGAGTTGCTCGATTGGTTGGCACGCCGATTGATCGATGGCGGCTGGTCGTTGAAAAAGCTGCATCGGCTGATGCTTACCTCGAACACGTACCGCCAAGCCAGTCAGGCGCACGAGGCCGGTCTGGCCCAGGATGCTGGGGCACAGTCGTTGTGGCGCTTTCCGTCACGCCGGCTCGACATGGAACCGGCGCGCGACACGATCCTGGCTACCAGCGGCGCGCTCGATCTGACGATGGGAGGGCCGGGTTTCAGTGTCTTCAAGGCGAACGACAATTACGTGCGCGTTTACGATCCCAAGGAGGAATGGGGGCCCGGCGATTGGCGCCGCATGATCTATGTCCATCGCGTGCGCATGGCGCAAGACGGCGTCTTCGGCGCACTCGATTGTCCCGACGCGGGACAACCGGCGCCGCGTCGCAGCCGCTCGACCACCGCGATTCAGGCGCTGAATTTGTTCAACAGCACCTTCATGCGCGAACAAGGCGAACGTCTCGCCACGCGAGTGCGCGAATCCGCGGGCGAGGATCATAGCGCCCAGGTGCGGGGCGTGTTTCGCTTCGCCCTGGGACGTGCCCCCAGCGACGACGAACTAACCGCGTCGCGGCAAGTCGCCGACGAGTTCGGGCTGGCTGCCGTGTGCCGCGCGGTGCTCAATAGCAACGAGTTTTTGTTTTTGCCGTAG
- a CDS encoding tetratricopeptide repeat protein — translation MKHDSSQPESSLPRAGHVIAPQSRGATWRRTWPAAMLVLLVLVTYIPVLDADFITDDDVNVTANPTLYSATGLRDMWLVPTAAQQFYPITYSTFWIETRLWGRHPRGFHVVNVLIHATNAVLLWHVLKALRLPGSWFAAAIFAVHPVEVESVAWITERRNLLSMAFALGSLLCYVRFAPTEVSAGSAKTLGRGRWYAASLALFAAALLSKTAVVTLPAVILVIEWWRRGRLTRHDLALTAPYFALAFALGSVTLWLEKNHVGAQGSEFDLSFAERFLVAGRAIWFYAGKLLWPYPTMFFYPRWTMDPRVWWQWVFPAAALAVPAILWVTRKRIGRGPLAAVLIYVGVLMPTLGFLNVYFHTFSFVADHFQYHASPALFALAAAALTAVFVRLAPDAASVVPRNLFRVTAGAILIALGVLSFRAAGHFHDEETLYRDTLAKNPASWGGWSNLGMQLGEQGRYAEALDAMTHAIEIDPGKSRVQYNYAKLLLDRGERAGFGPDDLADAYAHFREAARLTPGWALPEVGMGLVLLRENRTDEAAQQLEHSLALEPENVDALLASGLLCSQRGATGDAQKFFARAVELDPQRPESHYGLGQVLAEQGNLRGAVEQLADAVRLRPDYPAAWSNRGAVHARLGDADAAVECFEQAARLEPNSPQAQENLAKVREWKRQLTRP, via the coding sequence ATGAAGCACGATTCTTCCCAGCCCGAGAGTTCCTTGCCGCGAGCCGGTCACGTAATCGCGCCGCAGTCTCGCGGGGCGACCTGGCGCCGCACGTGGCCCGCTGCGATGCTCGTGCTGCTGGTGCTCGTGACGTATATCCCGGTTCTCGACGCGGATTTCATCACCGATGACGACGTCAACGTCACGGCGAATCCGACGCTTTACTCGGCGACCGGCCTGCGCGATATGTGGCTCGTACCAACGGCGGCCCAACAGTTCTACCCGATCACGTATTCGACGTTCTGGATCGAAACCCGTCTGTGGGGACGTCATCCGCGCGGTTTCCACGTCGTCAATGTTCTGATCCACGCGACGAACGCGGTTCTGCTGTGGCATGTCCTGAAGGCGTTACGACTACCGGGGAGCTGGTTCGCGGCAGCGATCTTTGCCGTTCATCCGGTCGAGGTCGAATCCGTAGCCTGGATCACCGAGCGCCGTAACCTGCTGTCGATGGCGTTCGCCTTGGGCTCGCTATTGTGCTACGTGCGATTCGCTCCGACCGAGGTTTCGGCAGGCTCGGCGAAGACTTTGGGGCGTGGTCGCTGGTATGCCGCGTCGCTGGCGCTGTTTGCCGCAGCGCTGCTCTCAAAGACGGCCGTGGTCACGTTGCCGGCGGTGATCCTGGTCATCGAGTGGTGGCGGCGCGGACGCCTCACGCGTCATGACCTGGCCTTAACAGCGCCGTACTTTGCGCTAGCATTCGCGCTCGGTAGCGTGACGTTGTGGCTGGAAAAAAATCATGTCGGCGCGCAAGGAAGCGAATTCGACTTGTCGTTCGCCGAGCGGTTTTTGGTAGCCGGACGTGCCATTTGGTTTTATGCCGGAAAGTTGCTGTGGCCGTATCCCACTATGTTCTTCTATCCGCGCTGGACTATGGATCCGCGCGTGTGGTGGCAATGGGTGTTTCCCGCGGCCGCGCTGGCCGTACCAGCAATCCTTTGGGTAACGCGAAAGAGAATCGGGCGCGGTCCGTTGGCGGCGGTATTGATCTACGTCGGCGTGCTGATGCCGACGCTCGGTTTCTTGAACGTTTACTTTCACACGTTCTCGTTCGTGGCGGACCACTTCCAATATCACGCCAGTCCAGCGTTGTTCGCCCTGGCGGCGGCCGCGCTCACTGCGGTATTCGTCCGGCTTGCGCCCGACGCGGCGTCGGTCGTGCCGCGAAATCTCTTTCGTGTAACGGCCGGGGCGATATTGATCGCGCTGGGCGTTCTTTCGTTTCGGGCAGCAGGGCATTTTCACGACGAAGAGACTCTGTACCGCGACACGTTGGCCAAGAATCCCGCTTCCTGGGGCGGATGGTCGAACCTGGGGATGCAACTGGGAGAACAAGGACGTTATGCCGAGGCGCTCGACGCAATGACGCATGCGATCGAGATCGATCCCGGCAAATCGCGCGTCCAATACAACTATGCGAAGCTGCTCTTGGACCGTGGCGAGCGCGCCGGCTTCGGCCCCGACGATCTGGCCGATGCGTATGCGCACTTTCGCGAGGCGGCGCGGCTGACGCCGGGCTGGGCCCTGCCCGAGGTCGGCATGGGACTGGTCCTGTTGCGCGAGAATCGCACGGACGAGGCGGCCCAGCAACTCGAACACAGCCTGGCACTCGAACCGGAAAATGTCGACGCACTGCTGGCGAGCGGACTGCTCTGTTCGCAACGCGGCGCGACCGGCGACGCGCAGAAATTCTTTGCTCGCGCCGTCGAACTCGATCCGCAACGCCCCGAATCGCATTACGGGCTGGGCCAGGTGCTGGCGGAACAGGGGAATCTGCGCGGCGCGGTTGAGCAACTGGCCGACGCCGTGCGGCTGCGTCCCGACTACCCAGCGGCTTGGAGCAATCGGGGCGCGGTGCATGCGCGACTGGGCGACGCGGACGCGGCGGTCGAGTGTTTCGAGCAGGCGGCGCGCCTGGAACCAAACTCGCCACAGGCGCAAGAGAATCTGGCCAAAGTGCGCGAGTGGAAGCGGCAGTTGACACGGCCGTGA
- a CDS encoding aldolase/citrate lyase family protein, with the protein MENAVHFRRKIKATVPCLGTCITFTDPTVTEALTTVLDFVWIDAEHGPFSVEGIQGHIMATRGSETTPLVRVAWNDPVLIKPVLDAGAAGIIVPLVRTADETRRAVAACRYPPEGIRGYGPRRPGRYGTAGGPDYCKTANESVIVIVQIEHIEAVQNIDEILAVEGLTTLVIGSQDLAASLGRRAEPRHPDVLRAIDTVLERSAKVGMPVGMALGDRPEIYCDWHAKGVSWFAVGADFLLLQQAAADAVARIRKGVTSK; encoded by the coding sequence ATGGAAAACGCCGTTCACTTTCGCCGCAAAATCAAAGCGACTGTTCCGTGTCTGGGAACGTGCATCACGTTCACCGATCCCACGGTCACCGAAGCGCTGACCACCGTGCTCGACTTCGTATGGATCGACGCCGAGCACGGCCCGTTCTCGGTGGAAGGGATTCAAGGACATATCATGGCCACCCGCGGCAGCGAAACGACGCCGCTGGTGCGTGTGGCCTGGAATGACCCGGTACTGATCAAGCCCGTGCTCGACGCTGGCGCGGCAGGCATCATTGTGCCGCTGGTCCGCACGGCCGACGAAACGCGCCGCGCCGTAGCAGCATGCCGGTACCCGCCCGAAGGTATTCGCGGATATGGTCCGCGCCGGCCGGGACGTTATGGTACTGCGGGCGGTCCCGACTATTGCAAAACCGCGAACGAGTCGGTGATCGTGATTGTGCAGATCGAGCATATCGAAGCGGTGCAGAACATCGACGAAATCCTGGCCGTCGAAGGGCTCACGACGCTGGTGATCGGCTCGCAAGACCTGGCGGCTTCACTAGGTCGCCGAGCCGAGCCGCGTCACCCCGACGTGCTGCGCGCGATCGATACCGTGCTCGAGCGGTCGGCGAAAGTCGGCATGCCGGTGGGCATGGCGCTGGGGGATCGGCCGGAAATCTATTGCGACTGGCACGCCAAGGGAGTTTCCTGGTTTGCAGTGGGCGCCGATTTTCTGCTGCTGCAGCAAGCGGCGGCCGACGCCGTGGCACGCATCCGCAAAGGCGTGACTTCGAAATAA
- a CDS encoding cyclase family protein has protein sequence MSDRRSYAGFWWGRVLLILTFLGWLSPLSAAAADREVDSRALDLSLLVAPEYPCTWPAPGFPPFSMNGYLRIGPISAYNGEILMIDGNTGTQFDVPPHSIPHPDTNLPNAGPAGRIFTDKVPAWQFGGEACVIDCRGLFDTAPEGQSPLVKKNRVIAWEREHRSLGFGDVVLFRSDYSDKFYQPLPAGRRFLADPVEGSAPAWPDPDPECMEYLASKKVMALATDSASMGPIPDLAEPTHLAGLKYGMVWTESGTGFDQLPDTGAFYCLLTPKHADGPYAEARAIAIVGEAAPRLIESAKNKRAVDLSVLLSTEYPVTWPGRGAGRNRVPYLKVPLQFAPNLGTYHQTHVMDAHVGTHLVPPSYALPPPGFNNRDYPAEVRPWLAEYEKRFGPRGTSTMTTEQVPLAWTCGLSRTIDVKHRVGTTEASNWPESPEIRLEDIQQDEKLHGPLAAGSIVIFTSGYSDTYFKSFPEGNACLSDPLNGKREGWPALGPEAIAYLATKGIRCVGTDGPSLGGVDPKRALSTYWTLGTKNMVAVEFLTGVDKMPAGAFFLFAPIKIRGCHGGPGRAIALF, from the coding sequence GTGAGCGATCGCAGGTCTTATGCGGGGTTCTGGTGGGGCAGAGTCCTGCTGATTTTGACATTTTTGGGGTGGCTTTCGCCGCTGTCCGCTGCGGCAGCCGATCGCGAGGTCGACTCGCGCGCGCTCGATTTGTCTCTGTTGGTGGCGCCTGAGTATCCATGCACTTGGCCGGCTCCGGGGTTTCCTCCGTTCTCAATGAACGGTTATCTGCGGATCGGTCCGATAAGCGCGTACAACGGCGAAATCCTGATGATCGACGGGAATACCGGCACGCAGTTCGACGTGCCTCCGCATTCGATTCCGCACCCCGACACGAACCTGCCGAACGCGGGCCCGGCGGGCCGGATCTTCACTGACAAGGTACCAGCCTGGCAATTCGGCGGCGAAGCGTGTGTGATCGATTGCCGGGGGCTATTTGATACGGCGCCCGAAGGGCAAAGCCCGCTTGTGAAAAAGAACCGCGTCATCGCCTGGGAGCGCGAGCATCGCTCGCTGGGCTTTGGGGACGTGGTCCTGTTTCGCAGCGATTACTCGGACAAGTTTTACCAGCCGCTGCCGGCGGGCCGACGTTTTCTCGCCGATCCCGTTGAGGGATCCGCTCCGGCGTGGCCTGACCCCGACCCCGAATGCATGGAATACCTGGCCAGCAAAAAGGTCATGGCGCTGGCCACGGATAGCGCCAGCATGGGCCCGATTCCTGACCTGGCCGAGCCGACGCACCTGGCCGGCTTGAAGTACGGCATGGTCTGGACCGAGTCCGGCACCGGCTTCGATCAATTGCCCGACACCGGCGCGTTCTATTGCTTGCTCACGCCCAAGCACGCGGACGGGCCGTATGCCGAGGCGCGGGCGATCGCGATCGTGGGCGAGGCGGCGCCGCGGTTGATCGAGTCGGCAAAGAATAAGCGGGCCGTTGATCTGTCGGTTCTTTTGTCGACCGAGTATCCCGTTACCTGGCCGGGGCGCGGCGCAGGGCGCAATCGCGTTCCTTATCTGAAGGTACCGCTGCAATTCGCACCGAACCTGGGAACTTATCATCAAACGCATGTCATGGATGCCCACGTCGGCACGCACCTGGTGCCGCCGAGCTACGCCTTGCCGCCGCCGGGATTTAACAATCGCGATTACCCGGCCGAGGTACGTCCCTGGCTGGCCGAATACGAGAAGCGTTTCGGCCCACGTGGCACGAGTACGATGACCACCGAACAAGTTCCGCTGGCGTGGACTTGCGGCCTGTCGCGGACGATCGATGTGAAGCATCGCGTCGGTACGACCGAAGCCTCGAACTGGCCGGAATCCCCCGAGATTCGCCTCGAGGATATCCAGCAGGACGAAAAGCTGCACGGTCCGCTGGCGGCGGGCTCGATCGTGATTTTCACCAGCGGCTACAGCGACACATATTTCAAGTCGTTCCCAGAGGGGAACGCCTGCCTGTCCGACCCGCTGAACGGCAAACGCGAAGGGTGGCCCGCCCTGGGTCCCGAGGCGATCGCCTACCTGGCCACGAAGGGAATTCGCTGCGTCGGAACCGACGGACCCTCGCTGGGAGGCGTCGATCCGAAGAGGGCGCTGTCGACCTACTGGACGCTGGGCACCAAGAACATGGTAGCGGTCGAATTCTTGACCGGGGTCGACAAGATGCCGGCGGGCGCGTTCTTTCTGTTTGCGCCGATCAAAATTCGCGGTTGCCACGGTGGGCCGGGACGCGCGATTGCTTTATTCTAA
- a CDS encoding DUF1254 domain-containing protein, which yields MRTTTSILTTVLFFPGSWLPASSADEAPQRVNVDNFRRAETDNYFARFAKDGGFGRLAHERALADIDHQAVIRLNRDTLYSFGVFDLDAGPITITLPDTGKRFMSLQVISEDHYAVDVFYAPGTHTVTKENVGTRYVCLAVRTFVDPNNPDDLQAAHKLQDAIKVAQQGAGKLVLPDWDQASL from the coding sequence ATGCGAACGACAACGAGTATCCTGACGACCGTGCTCTTCTTTCCAGGATCGTGGCTGCCGGCTTCCTCGGCCGACGAAGCCCCGCAGCGGGTAAACGTCGATAACTTCCGCCGCGCAGAGACAGACAATTACTTCGCCCGGTTCGCTAAAGATGGTGGCTTCGGCCGTCTCGCACACGAGCGCGCTCTAGCGGATATCGATCATCAAGCTGTGATCCGCCTGAACCGCGACACGCTCTATTCCTTCGGTGTGTTCGACCTGGACGCCGGGCCGATCACAATTACCCTGCCTGACACCGGCAAACGGTTCATGTCGTTGCAGGTCATCAGCGAAGACCACTACGCCGTAGATGTGTTCTACGCACCAGGCACACATACTGTCACAAAAGAAAATGTCGGCACTCGGTACGTTTGCCTGGCGGTCCGTACCTTCGTTGACCCCAACAATCCGGACGACCTGCAGGCCGCGCACAAACTGCAGGATGCAATCAAGGTCGCGCAGCAAGGCGCGGGGAAGCTTGTCTTACCTGACTGGGATCAGGCGTCGCTTTAA
- a CDS encoding DUF1214 domain-containing protein, translating into MSYLTGIRRRFKKIREALLNLTTANGGIDSARMFGRKDQVDPVQHLLGTAAGWGGNPRTAALYAGAAPEKNDGQTPYVLAIKNVPVDGFWSVSVYNKDGYFEKNAQNAYTVNNITGSPDADGAVTIHFGGNENAKNFLPVTPGWNYLLRFYRPRQALLDGAWQPPVAQPAK; encoded by the coding sequence TTGTCTTACCTGACTGGGATCAGGCGTCGCTTTAAGAAGATCCGCGAGGCGCTGCTTAATCTGACGACCGCCAATGGCGGGATCGATTCGGCACGAATGTTCGGCCGCAAGGACCAGGTTGATCCGGTTCAGCACCTGCTGGGCACGGCAGCAGGCTGGGGCGGTAACCCGCGGACCGCCGCTCTTTATGCCGGCGCCGCGCCTGAAAAGAATGATGGGCAGACCCCATACGTACTCGCGATCAAGAATGTGCCGGTCGACGGATTCTGGTCCGTTAGCGTCTATAACAAGGACGGCTACTTCGAAAAAAACGCTCAGAACGCCTACACGGTGAACAATATCACCGGCTCGCCCGATGCAGATGGCGCTGTGACAATCCATTTCGGCGGGAACGAAAACGCCAAGAACTTTCTGCCCGTCACGCCAGGCTGGAACTACCTGCTGCGGTTTTACCGCCCGCGCCAGGCTCTACTGGACGGCGCTTGGCAACCGCCAGTCGCCCAACCGGCAAAGTAA
- a CDS encoding PEP-CTERM sorting domain-containing protein, translating into MSRTCKATILCLCLALCAGRSQAGPIPGSPSPVPSAGESILTSSFTVGSSVNIDWEVIPTTGTAFSPGLYAYLYQIENTSLSGVDIYSVSLPNAGSFNSIVSAGVLGGDNLDTLTANHPAHDAATFPILATEQEGFALQGLTSVNTSLDPNDDTVTWTFNPLAAGSQSTTLYFLSTEPPTYGNATSQDHIPPSPWTSLGPGAQPVPVPVPEPASIVFLALGFVGFAAWRRVKN; encoded by the coding sequence ATGAGCAGGACATGTAAGGCGACAATCTTGTGCCTATGCTTGGCACTTTGCGCCGGCCGATCTCAGGCCGGGCCAATTCCCGGGTCGCCAAGCCCGGTCCCCTCCGCAGGGGAATCTATTCTGACCAGCAGCTTTACGGTCGGCAGCAGCGTCAACATCGACTGGGAAGTCATTCCCACCACCGGCACCGCCTTTTCGCCCGGTCTGTACGCCTACCTGTATCAGATCGAAAACACGTCCCTCTCGGGCGTCGACATCTACAGCGTCAGCCTGCCCAATGCCGGCTCGTTTAATAGCATCGTCTCGGCCGGTGTGCTCGGCGGTGACAATCTCGACACCTTGACCGCGAATCATCCGGCGCATGACGCTGCGACGTTTCCAATCCTGGCCACCGAGCAAGAAGGCTTCGCCCTGCAAGGCTTGACGAGCGTCAACACGAGCCTCGATCCGAACGACGACACCGTGACCTGGACCTTCAATCCTTTGGCGGCAGGCTCGCAGTCGACCACGCTCTATTTCCTGTCGACGGAGCCGCCGACCTACGGCAACGCCACGTCGCAGGATCATATTCCTCCCTCGCCGTGGACCAGCCTTGGCCCTGGTGCCCAGCCAGTTCCAGTCCCCGTTCCCGAACCTGCGTCGATCGTTTTCCTGGCGCTCGGGTTCGTCGGGTTCGCCGCCTGGCGACGCGTGAAGAATTAA